Proteins encoded together in one Vigna angularis cultivar LongXiaoDou No.4 chromosome 5, ASM1680809v1, whole genome shotgun sequence window:
- the LOC108340695 gene encoding protein RRP6-like 3 isoform X3: MNNRMRVTFTVATVAIAATIISVFLAARRRKKHDSSSSCYLHSEQKPQSAFKRVLSDNSYTQFKHLNRDENASNSHPFEAEITALLKTPPPEIEFGTVDLEMKDSYVWVHTETQLKELVDALSEERFFAVDTEQHSLRSFLGFTALVQVFHGADNDIVWLQRDFHIYVVNLFDTSKACELLSKPQKSLAYLLETYCGVTTNKLLQREDWRQRPLSAEMVHYARTDAHFLLYIANCLINELKQLDNENSCSSDKFHFVLEASRRSNMICLQLFTKEIEAYPGESSALSLFSRQVCSHGSTSISNETQNIVRQLCAWRDLMARIHDESLKYVLSDQAIVALASQPSASHSEIHKIIAQADINMEMGVNSFIISSSPVVCSHLSDIYHMLANKLVNDDDDIYSVILQKCIGQNGSCPLSIFNYALLINSNLRPNLAHKQLGLKSSKQYSRKASRDLFVQKFSCKSPVYHNCRIFANDGRLLCYCDEKKLKWYLSRDLAKLVDEDPPAIMLLFEPKGRPEDEDNDFYIQSKKNICVGCGEGNHYLRYRIIPSCYRIHFPEHLKSHRSHDIVLLCVDCHEVAHAAAEKYKRKIAAEFGIPLYLRRVVHPGQKTEKQIEESGVSPLQLRTAAMALLRHGPRMPPNRREELTEIIKRYYGGRDISDEDLERALQVGMTPHERRRFEKKRGFFFKHSTGSTATVPEQNNHIGCSPRMSNVDDLKTEAHDGSYANEVDTELFMRKDDFRNSTSASDVTVNGPDSAALNEDEITVATADCNEGGDSAAVNVDNSCLNRTQTNGLGDLSCSPNDEKSIHTEHNSKLSLLGHGPHGKQVVEHLLREYGEDGIREFCQRWRQVFVDAVKPRFLPGGWDVKHSGRRDFGEFSVYKPDKRAASATAEYLQ, encoded by the exons GAAACCACAGAGTGCATTCAAGCGCGTATTATCGGACAATTCTTACACTCAGTTCAAGCATCTCAACAGAGACG AGAATGCTTCGAATTCGCATCCGTTTGAGGCGGAGATTACAGCATTGTTGAAAACTCCTCCGCCTGAAATTGAATTTGGAACTGTAGACTTAGAAATGAAAGATTCATATGTTTGGGTTCACACCGAGACGCAGTTAAAGGAATTAGTTGATGCGTTGAGTGAAGAGAGGTTTTTTGCCGTGGATACAGAGCAACATAGCTTACGATCTTTTCTAGGCTTTACAGCATTAGTTCAG GTGTTCCATGGGGCTGACAATGATATAGTCTGGTTACAGAGGGACTTCCACATATACGTTGTTAACCTCTTTGATACTTCAAAG GCATGTGAGCTGCTGTCAAAACCACAGAAATCACTTGCTTATTTGCTTGAAACTTACTGTGGTGTGACAACAAATAAATTACTACAG CGTGAAGATTGGAGACAGCGCCCTCTCTCAGCAGAAATGGTACATTATGCCCGAACAGATGCACACTTTCTGTTGTATATTGCGAATTGTCTGATCAATGAACTCAAACAACTGGACAACG AAAACTCTTGTTCCAGTGACAAATTCCATTTTGTTCTTGAGGCTAGTCGGCGTTCAAACATGATATGTTTACAACTTTTCACAAAGGAGATTGAAGCATATCCTGGGGAATCTTCTGCATTATCATTATTTTCACGTCAAGTGTGTAGTCATGGTTCTACGTCTATATCAAATGAAACCCAG AATATTGTGAGGCAACTATGCGCATGGAGAGATCTGATG GCTCGTATTCATGATGAGAGCTTAAAATATGTACTCTCAGACCAGGCAATTGTTGCTTTGGCAAGTCAGCCTTCAGCTAGTCACTCTGAAATACACAAGATCATAGCCCAGGCTGACATCAATATGGAAATGGGTGTGAACTCTTTCATCATTTCCTCATCTCCTGTTGTTTGCAGTCACCTCAGTGATATCTATCATATGCTTGCAAACAAGTTGgttaatgatgatgatgatatttaTTCAGTGATTCTTCAGAAGTGTATAGGTCAAAATGGGAGTTGTCCactttcaatatttaattatgcTTTGTTGATAAATAGTAATCTAAGACCTAATTTAGCCCATAAACAACTGGGCCTAAAGAGTTCTAAACAATATTCTCGGAAGGCTTCTCGAGATTTGTTTGTTCAAAAGTTCTCTTGTAAATCTCCTGTTTATCACAATTGCCGGATATTTGCTAATGATGGGAGGCTACTTTGTTATTGTGACGAGAAGAAGCTTAAATG GTATCTTAGTCGGGATCTTGCAAAACTTGTTGACGAGGATCCTCCAGCTATAATGCTTCTTTTTGAACCCAAAGGTCGTCCAGAGGATGAAGACAATGACTTTTATATCCAGAGcaagaaaaatatatgtgtTGGATGTGGTGAAGGAAATCACTATTTACGATATCGAATCATCCCATCATGTTACAGAATACATTTCCCTGAGCATTTGAAAAGCCATCGTTCTCATGATATTGTCCTACTTTGTGTGGATTGCCATGAGGTTGCACATGCCGCAGCAGAAAAGTACAAGAGAAAAATAGCTGCTGAATTTGGGATTCCTCTCTACCTTCGGAGGGTAGTTCATCCAGGTCAAAAGActgaaaaacaaattgaagagaGTGGTGTATCTCCATTACAGTTACGAACAGCTGCTATGGCTCTTTTACGCCATGGACCAAGAATGCCTCCCAATCGCCGAGAAGAACTGACTGAG ATTATAAAGAGATATTATGGAGGAAGGGACATATCTGACGAAGATCTAGAAAGAGCTTTGCAAGTTGGCATGACGCCTCATGAGAGAAGACGATTTGAGAAGAAGAGagggtttttttttaaacattctACAGGGAGTACTGCTACAGTGCCAGAACAGAATAATCATATTGGTTGCTCACCCAGAATGAGTAATGTGGATGACTTAAAAACTGAGGCTCATGATGGCTCATATGCAAATGAAGTAGATACGGAGCTCTTTATGAGAAAAGATGATTTTAGAAACTCCACTTCAGCTTCTGATGTTACAGTTAACGGACCTGACTCTGCAGCTTTGAATGAAGATGAGATTACAGTTGCAACTGCAGATTGCAATGAGGGCGGTGACTCTGCTGCTGTAAATGTTGATAACAGCTGTTTGAACAGAACACAAACAAATGGACTTGGTGACTTGTCTTGTTCTCCCAATGATGAAAAATCTATACATACCGAACATAATTCAAAACTCTCTCTCTTGGGACATGGACCTCATGGGAAACAAGTTGTAGAACATTTACTTAGGGAGTATGGTGAAGATGGCATTCGAGAGTTTTGTCAAAGATGGAGACAAGTATTTGTGGACGCTGTAAAACCACGTTTTCTTCCTGGTGGTTGGGATGTAAAACACAG TGGAAGAAGGGACTTCGGAGAGTTCAGTGTGTACAAACCAGACAAGAGAGCAGCTTCAGCCACTGCAGAGTACTTACAGTAA
- the LOC108340695 gene encoding protein RRP6-like 3 isoform X1, with amino-acid sequence MNNRMRVTFTVATVAIAATIISVFLAARRRKKHDSSSSCYLHSEQKPQSAFKRVLSDNSYTQFKHLNRDENASNSHPFEAEITALLKTPPPEIEFGTVDLEMKDSYVWVHTETQLKELVDALSEERFFAVDTEQHSLRSFLGFTALVQISTVEKDYLVDTIALHDFMGILRPVLANPSICKVFHGADNDIVWLQRDFHIYVVNLFDTSKACELLSKPQKSLAYLLETYCGVTTNKLLQREDWRQRPLSAEMVHYARTDAHFLLYIANCLINELKQLDNENSCSSDKFHFVLEASRRSNMICLQLFTKEIEAYPGESSALSLFSRQVCSHGSTSISNETQNIVRQLCAWRDLMARIHDESLKYVLSDQAIVALASQPSASHSEIHKIIAQADINMEMGVNSFIISSSPVVCSHLSDIYHMLANKLVNDDDDIYSVILQKCIGQNGSCPLSIFNYALLINSNLRPNLAHKQLGLKSSKQYSRKASRDLFVQKFSCKSPVYHNCRIFANDGRLLCYCDEKKLKWYLSRDLAKLVDEDPPAIMLLFEPKGRPEDEDNDFYIQSKKNICVGCGEGNHYLRYRIIPSCYRIHFPEHLKSHRSHDIVLLCVDCHEVAHAAAEKYKRKIAAEFGIPLYLRRVVHPGQKTEKQIEESGVSPLQLRTAAMALLRHGPRMPPNRREELTEIIKRYYGGRDISDEDLERALQVGMTPHERRRFEKKRGFFFKHSTGSTATVPEQNNHIGCSPRMSNVDDLKTEAHDGSYANEVDTELFMRKDDFRNSTSASDVTVNGPDSAALNEDEITVATADCNEGGDSAAVNVDNSCLNRTQTNGLGDLSCSPNDEKSIHTEHNSKLSLLGHGPHGKQVVEHLLREYGEDGIREFCQRWRQVFVDAVKPRFLPGGWDVKHSGRRDFGEFSVYKPDKRAASATAEYLQ; translated from the exons GAAACCACAGAGTGCATTCAAGCGCGTATTATCGGACAATTCTTACACTCAGTTCAAGCATCTCAACAGAGACG AGAATGCTTCGAATTCGCATCCGTTTGAGGCGGAGATTACAGCATTGTTGAAAACTCCTCCGCCTGAAATTGAATTTGGAACTGTAGACTTAGAAATGAAAGATTCATATGTTTGGGTTCACACCGAGACGCAGTTAAAGGAATTAGTTGATGCGTTGAGTGAAGAGAGGTTTTTTGCCGTGGATACAGAGCAACATAGCTTACGATCTTTTCTAGGCTTTACAGCATTAGTTCAG ATTTCTACAGTGGAGAAAGATTATTTGGTTGACACAATAGCCTTGCATGATTTTATGGGCATTCTTCGCCCTGTTTTGGCCAATCCTTCAATTTGTAAA GTGTTCCATGGGGCTGACAATGATATAGTCTGGTTACAGAGGGACTTCCACATATACGTTGTTAACCTCTTTGATACTTCAAAG GCATGTGAGCTGCTGTCAAAACCACAGAAATCACTTGCTTATTTGCTTGAAACTTACTGTGGTGTGACAACAAATAAATTACTACAG CGTGAAGATTGGAGACAGCGCCCTCTCTCAGCAGAAATGGTACATTATGCCCGAACAGATGCACACTTTCTGTTGTATATTGCGAATTGTCTGATCAATGAACTCAAACAACTGGACAACG AAAACTCTTGTTCCAGTGACAAATTCCATTTTGTTCTTGAGGCTAGTCGGCGTTCAAACATGATATGTTTACAACTTTTCACAAAGGAGATTGAAGCATATCCTGGGGAATCTTCTGCATTATCATTATTTTCACGTCAAGTGTGTAGTCATGGTTCTACGTCTATATCAAATGAAACCCAG AATATTGTGAGGCAACTATGCGCATGGAGAGATCTGATG GCTCGTATTCATGATGAGAGCTTAAAATATGTACTCTCAGACCAGGCAATTGTTGCTTTGGCAAGTCAGCCTTCAGCTAGTCACTCTGAAATACACAAGATCATAGCCCAGGCTGACATCAATATGGAAATGGGTGTGAACTCTTTCATCATTTCCTCATCTCCTGTTGTTTGCAGTCACCTCAGTGATATCTATCATATGCTTGCAAACAAGTTGgttaatgatgatgatgatatttaTTCAGTGATTCTTCAGAAGTGTATAGGTCAAAATGGGAGTTGTCCactttcaatatttaattatgcTTTGTTGATAAATAGTAATCTAAGACCTAATTTAGCCCATAAACAACTGGGCCTAAAGAGTTCTAAACAATATTCTCGGAAGGCTTCTCGAGATTTGTTTGTTCAAAAGTTCTCTTGTAAATCTCCTGTTTATCACAATTGCCGGATATTTGCTAATGATGGGAGGCTACTTTGTTATTGTGACGAGAAGAAGCTTAAATG GTATCTTAGTCGGGATCTTGCAAAACTTGTTGACGAGGATCCTCCAGCTATAATGCTTCTTTTTGAACCCAAAGGTCGTCCAGAGGATGAAGACAATGACTTTTATATCCAGAGcaagaaaaatatatgtgtTGGATGTGGTGAAGGAAATCACTATTTACGATATCGAATCATCCCATCATGTTACAGAATACATTTCCCTGAGCATTTGAAAAGCCATCGTTCTCATGATATTGTCCTACTTTGTGTGGATTGCCATGAGGTTGCACATGCCGCAGCAGAAAAGTACAAGAGAAAAATAGCTGCTGAATTTGGGATTCCTCTCTACCTTCGGAGGGTAGTTCATCCAGGTCAAAAGActgaaaaacaaattgaagagaGTGGTGTATCTCCATTACAGTTACGAACAGCTGCTATGGCTCTTTTACGCCATGGACCAAGAATGCCTCCCAATCGCCGAGAAGAACTGACTGAG ATTATAAAGAGATATTATGGAGGAAGGGACATATCTGACGAAGATCTAGAAAGAGCTTTGCAAGTTGGCATGACGCCTCATGAGAGAAGACGATTTGAGAAGAAGAGagggtttttttttaaacattctACAGGGAGTACTGCTACAGTGCCAGAACAGAATAATCATATTGGTTGCTCACCCAGAATGAGTAATGTGGATGACTTAAAAACTGAGGCTCATGATGGCTCATATGCAAATGAAGTAGATACGGAGCTCTTTATGAGAAAAGATGATTTTAGAAACTCCACTTCAGCTTCTGATGTTACAGTTAACGGACCTGACTCTGCAGCTTTGAATGAAGATGAGATTACAGTTGCAACTGCAGATTGCAATGAGGGCGGTGACTCTGCTGCTGTAAATGTTGATAACAGCTGTTTGAACAGAACACAAACAAATGGACTTGGTGACTTGTCTTGTTCTCCCAATGATGAAAAATCTATACATACCGAACATAATTCAAAACTCTCTCTCTTGGGACATGGACCTCATGGGAAACAAGTTGTAGAACATTTACTTAGGGAGTATGGTGAAGATGGCATTCGAGAGTTTTGTCAAAGATGGAGACAAGTATTTGTGGACGCTGTAAAACCACGTTTTCTTCCTGGTGGTTGGGATGTAAAACACAG TGGAAGAAGGGACTTCGGAGAGTTCAGTGTGTACAAACCAGACAAGAGAGCAGCTTCAGCCACTGCAGAGTACTTACAGTAA
- the LOC108340695 gene encoding protein RRP6-like 3 isoform X2 has product MNNRMRVTFTVATVAIAATIISVFLAARRRKKHDSSSSCYLHSEQKPQSAFKRVLSDNSYTQFKHLNRDENASNSHPFEAEITALLKTPPPEIEFGTVDLEMKDSYVWVHTETQLKELVDALSEERFFAVDTEQHSLRSFLGFTALVQISTVEKDYLVDTIALHDFMGILRPVLANPSICKVFHGADNDIVWLQRDFHIYVVNLFDTSKACELLSKPQKSLAYLLETYCGVTTNKLLQREDWRQRPLSAEMVHYARTDAHFLLYIANCLINELKQLDNENSCSSDKFHFVLEASRRSNMICLQLFTKEIEAYPGESSALSLFSRQVCSHGSTSISNETQNIVRQLCAWRDLMARIHDESLKYVLSDQAIVALASQPSASHSEIHKIIAQADINMEMGVNSFIISSSPVVCSHLSDIYHMLANKLVNDDDDIYSVILQKCIGQNGSCPLSIFNYALLINSNLRPNLAHKQLGLKSSKQYSRKASRDLFVQKFSCKSPVYHNCRIFANDGRLLCYCDEKKLKWYLSRDLAKLVDEDPPAIMLLFEPKGRPEDEDNDFYIQSKKNICVGCGEGNHYLRYRIIPSCYRIHFPEHLKSHRSHDIVLLCVDCHEVAHAAAEKYKRKIAAEFGIPLYLRRVVHPGQKTEKQIEESGVSPLQLRTAAMALLRHGPRMPPNRREELTEIIKRYYGGRDISDEDLERALQVGMTPHERRRFEKKRGFFFKHSTGSTATVPEQNNHIGCSPRMSNVDDLKTEAHDGSYANEVDTELFMRKDDFRNSTSASDVTVNGPDSAALNEDEITVATADCNEGGDSAAVNVDNSCLNRTQTNGLGDLSCSPNDEKSIHTEHNSKLSLLGHGPHGKQVVEHLLREYGEDGIREFCQRWRQVFVDAVKPRFLPGGWDVKHRL; this is encoded by the exons GAAACCACAGAGTGCATTCAAGCGCGTATTATCGGACAATTCTTACACTCAGTTCAAGCATCTCAACAGAGACG AGAATGCTTCGAATTCGCATCCGTTTGAGGCGGAGATTACAGCATTGTTGAAAACTCCTCCGCCTGAAATTGAATTTGGAACTGTAGACTTAGAAATGAAAGATTCATATGTTTGGGTTCACACCGAGACGCAGTTAAAGGAATTAGTTGATGCGTTGAGTGAAGAGAGGTTTTTTGCCGTGGATACAGAGCAACATAGCTTACGATCTTTTCTAGGCTTTACAGCATTAGTTCAG ATTTCTACAGTGGAGAAAGATTATTTGGTTGACACAATAGCCTTGCATGATTTTATGGGCATTCTTCGCCCTGTTTTGGCCAATCCTTCAATTTGTAAA GTGTTCCATGGGGCTGACAATGATATAGTCTGGTTACAGAGGGACTTCCACATATACGTTGTTAACCTCTTTGATACTTCAAAG GCATGTGAGCTGCTGTCAAAACCACAGAAATCACTTGCTTATTTGCTTGAAACTTACTGTGGTGTGACAACAAATAAATTACTACAG CGTGAAGATTGGAGACAGCGCCCTCTCTCAGCAGAAATGGTACATTATGCCCGAACAGATGCACACTTTCTGTTGTATATTGCGAATTGTCTGATCAATGAACTCAAACAACTGGACAACG AAAACTCTTGTTCCAGTGACAAATTCCATTTTGTTCTTGAGGCTAGTCGGCGTTCAAACATGATATGTTTACAACTTTTCACAAAGGAGATTGAAGCATATCCTGGGGAATCTTCTGCATTATCATTATTTTCACGTCAAGTGTGTAGTCATGGTTCTACGTCTATATCAAATGAAACCCAG AATATTGTGAGGCAACTATGCGCATGGAGAGATCTGATG GCTCGTATTCATGATGAGAGCTTAAAATATGTACTCTCAGACCAGGCAATTGTTGCTTTGGCAAGTCAGCCTTCAGCTAGTCACTCTGAAATACACAAGATCATAGCCCAGGCTGACATCAATATGGAAATGGGTGTGAACTCTTTCATCATTTCCTCATCTCCTGTTGTTTGCAGTCACCTCAGTGATATCTATCATATGCTTGCAAACAAGTTGgttaatgatgatgatgatatttaTTCAGTGATTCTTCAGAAGTGTATAGGTCAAAATGGGAGTTGTCCactttcaatatttaattatgcTTTGTTGATAAATAGTAATCTAAGACCTAATTTAGCCCATAAACAACTGGGCCTAAAGAGTTCTAAACAATATTCTCGGAAGGCTTCTCGAGATTTGTTTGTTCAAAAGTTCTCTTGTAAATCTCCTGTTTATCACAATTGCCGGATATTTGCTAATGATGGGAGGCTACTTTGTTATTGTGACGAGAAGAAGCTTAAATG GTATCTTAGTCGGGATCTTGCAAAACTTGTTGACGAGGATCCTCCAGCTATAATGCTTCTTTTTGAACCCAAAGGTCGTCCAGAGGATGAAGACAATGACTTTTATATCCAGAGcaagaaaaatatatgtgtTGGATGTGGTGAAGGAAATCACTATTTACGATATCGAATCATCCCATCATGTTACAGAATACATTTCCCTGAGCATTTGAAAAGCCATCGTTCTCATGATATTGTCCTACTTTGTGTGGATTGCCATGAGGTTGCACATGCCGCAGCAGAAAAGTACAAGAGAAAAATAGCTGCTGAATTTGGGATTCCTCTCTACCTTCGGAGGGTAGTTCATCCAGGTCAAAAGActgaaaaacaaattgaagagaGTGGTGTATCTCCATTACAGTTACGAACAGCTGCTATGGCTCTTTTACGCCATGGACCAAGAATGCCTCCCAATCGCCGAGAAGAACTGACTGAG ATTATAAAGAGATATTATGGAGGAAGGGACATATCTGACGAAGATCTAGAAAGAGCTTTGCAAGTTGGCATGACGCCTCATGAGAGAAGACGATTTGAGAAGAAGAGagggtttttttttaaacattctACAGGGAGTACTGCTACAGTGCCAGAACAGAATAATCATATTGGTTGCTCACCCAGAATGAGTAATGTGGATGACTTAAAAACTGAGGCTCATGATGGCTCATATGCAAATGAAGTAGATACGGAGCTCTTTATGAGAAAAGATGATTTTAGAAACTCCACTTCAGCTTCTGATGTTACAGTTAACGGACCTGACTCTGCAGCTTTGAATGAAGATGAGATTACAGTTGCAACTGCAGATTGCAATGAGGGCGGTGACTCTGCTGCTGTAAATGTTGATAACAGCTGTTTGAACAGAACACAAACAAATGGACTTGGTGACTTGTCTTGTTCTCCCAATGATGAAAAATCTATACATACCGAACATAATTCAAAACTCTCTCTCTTGGGACATGGACCTCATGGGAAACAAGTTGTAGAACATTTACTTAGGGAGTATGGTGAAGATGGCATTCGAGAGTTTTGTCAAAGATGGAGACAAGTATTTGTGGACGCTGTAAAACCACGTTTTCTTCCTGGTGGTTGGGATGTAAAACACAG GCTTTGA